Proteins encoded by one window of Armatimonadota bacterium:
- the obgE gene encoding GTPase ObgE, producing the protein MFVDEVEFEVAGGSGGAGMVTFRKEKYVPHGGPNGGDGGHGGNVLFTVDSNLTTLLHLRYHHKYAAERGSDGGSKDMFGRNGADMIVKVPPGTVVTNAETGAVLADLVAPGASGIVAHGGVGGRGNAHFASSIHQAPRFAELGEPGEQFRVRVELKLLADVALLGFPNAGKSTLISAVSAARPKIANYPFTTLIPHLGVVRIDDERSFVMADMPGLIEGASAGAGLGREFLRHLERTRLLVHVLDVGGVDGRDPLQDYEIINRELKQYNPRLARLPQLVALNKIDIADPERVEQVRRALRKRRRTVVCISAATHAGVRELVFAIAAMLPPPVATAVDDHVLISGPPDTADTSWAVERDADLAWCVKGRSLERLVAMTDFGNEHAVRRLQRTLERLGVVRKLRALGAADGDTVRIRTVEFSFEDEDTWDETQGPAETGIGPDGRRKPGKQDRKKQRRQPAAAK; encoded by the coding sequence ATCTTTGTAGACGAAGTGGAGTTCGAGGTTGCCGGCGGCAGCGGTGGCGCCGGGATGGTGACTTTTCGTAAAGAGAAGTACGTTCCGCATGGTGGCCCGAATGGCGGTGACGGCGGTCATGGCGGAAACGTCCTCTTTACGGTCGATTCCAACCTGACCACATTGTTGCACCTTCGCTACCATCACAAGTACGCTGCCGAGCGTGGTTCGGATGGCGGCAGCAAGGATATGTTTGGCCGCAACGGCGCCGACATGATTGTGAAGGTGCCGCCGGGAACGGTGGTAACCAACGCCGAAACCGGCGCCGTGTTAGCGGACCTGGTGGCTCCAGGCGCATCCGGCATCGTTGCTCACGGTGGTGTTGGCGGGCGCGGTAATGCGCATTTTGCCAGCAGCATCCATCAGGCGCCACGCTTTGCGGAATTGGGTGAGCCCGGCGAACAGTTTCGCGTGCGCGTTGAGTTGAAGCTGCTGGCCGACGTCGCGCTGCTCGGCTTCCCAAACGCCGGCAAGTCGACGTTAATCAGCGCGGTATCGGCCGCGCGTCCCAAAATTGCGAACTACCCATTTACAACGCTCATCCCGCACCTTGGCGTTGTTCGTATCGATGACGAGCGCAGCTTTGTTATGGCCGACATGCCGGGACTGATCGAAGGCGCCAGCGCCGGCGCAGGGCTCGGACGCGAGTTCCTCCGCCACCTGGAACGTACCCGCCTGCTGGTGCACGTGCTGGACGTCGGCGGAGTCGACGGTCGTGATCCGCTGCAGGATTATGAGATCATCAACCGCGAGTTGAAGCAGTACAATCCGCGCCTGGCCCGCCTGCCGCAGCTGGTTGCGCTCAACAAAATCGACATCGCCGATCCGGAGCGGGTGGAGCAGGTGCGCCGCGCGCTGCGCAAACGTCGCCGCACCGTGGTCTGCATCTCGGCAGCAACCCATGCCGGAGTGCGCGAGCTTGTTTTCGCTATTGCCGCAATGCTGCCGCCGCCCGTCGCGACCGCCGTCGACGACCATGTACTGATTTCCGGTCCTCCGGACACTGCCGATACCTCATGGGCCGTGGAGCGCGACGCAGACCTGGCGTGGTGCGTCAAGGGCCGCTCGCTGGAGCGGTTGGTAGCCATGACCGACTTCGGCAATGAGCACGCGGTCCGCCGGCTGCAGCGAACCCTGGAGCGCCTGGGCGTGGTGCGCAAGCTCCGGGCGCTCGGCGCGGCAGATGGCGACACCGTGCGCATCCGCACCGTGGAGTTCTCATTTGAGGACGAAGACACCTGGGACGAAACTCAGGGTCCGGCAGAAACAGGCATCGGCCCCGACGGCCGGCGAAAGCCGGGTAAACAGGATCGCAAGAAGCAGCGCCGGCAGCCGGCGGCGGCGAAATAG